The DNA sequence CAACGCAACATCGCCAGGACTGCGACGAAGATCAAGACCGCGCTCGGCAGCGAGCAGCTGGCTGCCCGACCCAGTGTGGTCGGCGCCTACGCGGCGTCCGCGTCGGCGCTGGTGGCGGTGCTGAGTGTGATGGTCGCCCAGACCGAGGTGCTGGCCGGGCAGGTGGAGCAGGGTTTTGGCCAGCACCCGGACGTTGAGATCTACCGCAGCCAACCCGGCCTCGGTGCGATCCTCGGCGCCCGGGTGCTGGCCGAGTTCGGCGACGACCCCGCCCGCTACGCCGACGCGAAAGCCCGGAAGAACTACTCCGGTATATCCCCGATCACCAAAGCGTCCGGCACGAAACGGGTTGTGCTGGCCCGGTACGCCCGGAACCGCAGGCTCGGCGACGCGCTGTTCCGGCAGGCCTACAGCGCCCTGCGATCCTCACCCGGCGCCCGGGCCTACTACGACCAGCACCGTGCCCGCGGCGCCACCCACTACCAAGCTCTCCGGACCCTGGCGAACCGGCTCGTCGGCATCCTCCACGGCTGCCTAGCTGTGATGTCCAGGGAGGTTGTATCGCCGGGGATCGGTGAGCCTGCCTGACAGACGAAGGCCTCCGGTTGTGAAGTGGAGCTGTCTAGTTCACCGCTTCGCTGACCGGAGGCCCTCGTGTCCCACGCTAACGCTGCCCTCACCCCCCGCGCCCGTTTACGGCTCGCCGAACTCGTCGTCGACCGCGGCTGGACCTTCGCCGCCGCTGCGAAGATGTTCATGGTCGCGCCTCGCACAGCGAAGAAGTGGGCCGACCGCTATCGGAGCGAAGGTGCTGCCGGGATGGTCGACCGCAGCTCGCGGCCACATTCGAGCCCGACAAAGACCACGCCGGACGTGGTCCGGCGGATCGTGCGGCTTCGGTGGCGGCACCGGCTCGGCCCGGTCCAGATCGCCGGCCGGCTTGGGATGCAGGCCTCCACCGTGCACGCCGTACTGGTGCGTTGTCGGATCAACCGGCTCTGCCATATCGACCGGGTCACAGGCGAGCCGCTGCGCCGATACGAACACCCACACCCCGGCTCGCTGATCCACGTCGACGTCACCAAGTTCGGCAACATTCCCGATGGTGGTGGATGGCGCTACCTCGGCAAGCAGCAAGGAGATCGCAACCGCGCTGCAACCGACACCCAGCGGCGAAGAGGCCCAGTGCGTGGCCCGCTGATCGGCACCGCATACGTGCATACCGTCATCGATGACCACTCCCGGATGGCCTACGCCGAGATCTGTGCCGACGAGAAGGCAGCGACGGCGATCGAGGTTCTCCATCGTGCCGCGGCATGGTTCACAGACCACGGTGTCACCGTCGAGCGTGTGCTGTCCGACAACGGATCGGCCTACAGGTCCCACGCCTGGCGCGACGCCTGCGCCGAGCTTGGCATCACCCACAAGCGCACACGTCCCTACCGGCCGCAGACCAACGGAAAGATCGAGCGGTTCCACCGCACACTGGCCGACGGGTGGGCCTACGCCCGGTTCTATGAATCAACCGAGCAACGCAACACCGCCCTGCCCGGCTGGCTCCACTTCTACAATCATCACCGAGCCCACTCCGCCATCGGAGGCAAGCCGCCAGTCACCCGGCTGACCAACCTCGCTGGACATCACACCTAGCCAGCCACACCTGCTACGACGAACACCACGCCTGGCACACCGACGCCGAACACGCCATCGCCGCCTGACGAGGAAGCCTCGCAGCCGCGGGATTCCTCCTGCCCAGCCAATCCCGCCGGAACGCAGCCGCGGTCAACCCGGCGCGAACTCGCCATGCCCGCAGAAAGCTTGACCGAAGCGAGCACCGGCACACAATCACACCCGAAGGAATCCCCCCTTGACTCATACGGTCGTGGTTGTCTAGCCAGACCGCCCGGAGAGCTTGCGTGGTCCGTCGTCCGTTCGTAGGTCCGGCACGGGCTCAGACGATTACCAGAGCGGCGACCACACGGCGGCCCAACGCGACGCACTCGATGGCGCCCATGCCGATGGCCACGAT is a window from the Microlunatus panaciterrae genome containing:
- a CDS encoding IS481 family transposase translates to MSHANAALTPRARLRLAELVVDRGWTFAAAAKMFMVAPRTAKKWADRYRSEGAAGMVDRSSRPHSSPTKTTPDVVRRIVRLRWRHRLGPVQIAGRLGMQASTVHAVLVRCRINRLCHIDRVTGEPLRRYEHPHPGSLIHVDVTKFGNIPDGGGWRYLGKQQGDRNRAATDTQRRRGPVRGPLIGTAYVHTVIDDHSRMAYAEICADEKAATAIEVLHRAAAWFTDHGVTVERVLSDNGSAYRSHAWRDACAELGITHKRTRPYRPQTNGKIERFHRTLADGWAYARFYESTEQRNTALPGWLHFYNHHRAHSAIGGKPPVTRLTNLAGHHT